The nucleotide window AACCGTGCGGTCGCGCATTCCGTTGGAGTGCCGGGGCAGGCGAGAATGGACGCCGCGACCGGTTACGGACCGTTTACCTACTGCGAGGAGCGAGACCACCATGAAGGGCATCGAGCGGCTCGTGTTCGTCGGCCTGAACGGGTACGCGGTGGCGCTGGACCGCGAGACCGGCGAAATCGTCTGGTCCAACAACGAACTCAAGTCCGGGTACGTCACCCTGCTGCTGGACGGGGACCGGCTGATCGTGTCCACGAACGGGTACATCTTCTGCCTGGACCCGCTCACCGGCCGGGTCATCTGGAACAACCACATGAAGGGGTACGGCGGCGGGGCGCCGACGGCGCTCGTGTCGGTGCGCGGGCAGAGTTCGCAGGTGCTGACCCAGCAGGCGGCCGAGGCGACCGCGTGGCAAGCCGCCGCGTCGGCCAACCACACCACCAGTCACACCACGTCCAGTTGACGGCGGACGCGGGCGGGCCGCACCGGCGCGCGCGGTCCCGGCCCGGGGGCGCGTCACTTCTTCTTCGGGGCCGGCTTCACCACGGGCGTGTCGTCGGCGTTGCCCCACTCGGACCAGCTCTGGTAGTAGTTCCGCACGTCCGTCGCGCCCATCAGCTCCAGCCCGTAGGCCATGACCGACGCCCGGCCCCCGGACTGGCAGTGGGTGGCGGTCGGGCGGCTCAGCTTGATGCCGGCGGCGTCGAACAGCGTCTTCAACTCGTCCGCCGGTTTGAAGCGGTGCGAGTCCGCGTCGATCAGGTCGGACCACTCCAGTTGCTTCGCCCCGGGGACCGCGCCGGCCCGCTTGTTCTTCAGCGCGTCGAGGCCGCAGAACTCCCCCTCCGAGCGGGCGTCCACGATCTGGAGCGTGCCGCCCGGGAGGGACTTGAGCAGTTCGTCCTTCGTGGCCATCCGCTCCGGGGCGGCGACGGCCTTGAACGCGCTGGGCTTGACCACGGGTTCCGCCTTCTCTGTGGGGTGCTTCCCCTTCTCCCACCCGAGCCAGCCGCCGTTGAGGAGGCGCACGTCCTTCACGCCCCAGTAGCGGAGGACCCACCAGACGCGGGCCGCGTCCTTGGCCCGGCTGTCGTCGTACACGACCACGCGGCTGTCGGCGGTCAGGCCCAGGCCCGCGACCCGCTTCGACCACCCCGCCGCGTCCCGGCCGTCGCCGAAGCCCTTGGCCCACTCGGCGTGGTCCACCCACCGGGCGCCCGGCACGTGCCCGGCGTCGTACTTGGCCCGCGGCCGGGCGTCGAGGACGACGAGCCCTTTGGGCGCTCCGGGGCCGGCGAGGGCGGCCGGTTCGACCAGCAGGTCCGGCCGCGGGTAGTCCCCGGCCCGGCCCATTCCGGCCGCGGCGAGCGCCGCGACCGCGGCGAGTGTAACGAACCTTGTCACGGGTGTTCCTCCTGATAGAGCGGGCGCGTGCGGCCCGCCCGGCAGCGTTCCGACGGTTCCGTTGTAGCCGCCCCCGCGCCCCCGACGCCACCCCGAACCGGCCACGGGACCACCACGAACGGGACGGCACCGCCCGCCGGCCCGGTGCCCGACTCCCGAAACGCCCCGAGCTTGCACCGCCGGGCGAATCGGTCATGCTAACGGCGGAGGTGCCCGATGACGGAAGCGGAATGGCTGGCGTGTGACAACCCGGAGGCGATGCTTCAAGTGCTGGGCACGCCGAGCCCGCGCCGGATGCGACTGTTCGCCTGCGCCTGCTGCTGGCGGATCGCGTCACAACTGACCGAGGCGGGACGGCGGGCGATCGAGGCCGCCGAGCGCTTCGCGGACGCCGGTGCGGCTCAAGACGAGCTACGTCCCGTTCTGGTATCGTTCCGGTCGATGGAACTGCGGAACCAAGGCGCGAACCTCGACACGCATCTCGCTGTGAGTGATGCGCTGGACGTGCGGGACGGCAATCGCACTGCGATATGGGCGAGCCGTTGGGCCGCGTCGGGCGCCGCCGATACCCCAGCAGAATGGAAGGCGCAGGCCGCGTTGGTGCGCTGCATCTTCCGCCGCGCGCCCCCCTCCCCGCTCGACGCGGCGTACCGCACCGACACTGTCCTGGCGCTGGCCGCGCAGATGTACGAGTCCCGCGACTTCAGCGCCATGCCGATCCTCGCGGATGCGCTCCAGGATGCCGGGTGCGACAACGCCGACGTGCTCGACCACTGCCGCGACCCCGAGGGCGCCCACGCCCGTGGCTGCTGGGTGGTAGACCTCGTACTCGGTAAAGAGTGACGGCCGCTTGTGGAGGTGATGACTGGCGGATACCTTTTGCATGAACATTCATCATCACGCCAATCGTGAATCGATCACGAAGGCGATTTTCCAGGAGTAAGCGTATGTCGTTCGATTCGGATGAGGAGCCGCCCGTCCGGCGGCGCTCGCGGCTGTGGTCCGTCGCCGTCGTGTTCCTGCTCGTCGCCGCCGGTGTGGCGCTGTGGGTGTGGCTCCGGGCGGACCCGTACTTCATCAACCGGCCCGACATGAAGGCGTCGAAGGCGCTGCTGGACACGGCCCGGAACCGGCCCCTCACCGACGAGGAGTTCGAGCAAGCGCTCGCCCTGCTGACCACCCCGACCAAGGCCGCCCAACTGGCCGCGATCGCGACCGTCCAGGCCGACGTGGCCCGCGTGCCCGCCCGGCGCGAGCGGGCGATCGCGGCCCTGGAGCGGTGCCAGGAAGGCGCCCCGCCGGAGATCGCCCGGGCCGCGGCGCAAGCGGTCGCCCGGCTGAAGGAGCCGCCGCCACCCGCCCCGGCCCCTTGACCCGCGCGCCCCGCACCCCGCACCGACGAGCTAACCACGAGGACTCACGGCATGACGGAAGCGGAGTGGCTGGCGTGCGCGGACCCGAACCTGTTCTTGCTCGCTTTGCAGGGCAAGGCAAGCGACCGAAAGATGCGGTTGTGTGCGTGTGCCATTGTCCGTTGGGAGCCCGGGTACACCTCGGATGAACTCCGGCAGCGCGGGGTGAAACTCGCGGAACGGGTCGCCGACGGGTTAGCGACCGAAGAGGAGTGGGAGGACATGCGTGAGGAACTCCAGGTGCGTAAAGAGCATGAGGTAGCGCAAGGGGAGTTCGACCGGGCGATCGCCACGCGCAACGCTCAATACTGTCTGGACCGTAACCGGAGATACTTCTCTTGGTTCGATCCGGGGCATCGGGTGCTGCCGCCGGAAAGCACGCTCGTGATCCGCTGCATCTTCGGGAACCCGTTCCGCCCGGTCGCTTTCGCTCCGGAGTGGCGCACCAGCACCGCCGTGGCGCTGGCACAAGGCATGTACGAGTCCCGCGACTTCAGCGCCATGCCGATCCTCGCCGACGCGCTCCAAGATGCGGGCTGCGATAACGACGCCATGCTCGACCACTGCCGCGACCCCGAGGGCGTTCACGCCCGCGGGTGCTGGGTGGTCGATTTGGTGCTGGGGAAGGAGTGAGGGTGTTTGTTCAGAAGGACGAGGTGGGTGCGAGATGGCGCGTGACCTGGGAGTGTATCGGTTCGAAGACATCGTTGAGGGACCAACCGGCTCCTGGCACGTCCGCGACGGAGCCGAGGATTTGTTCGATCGTCCGCTCGGCAGCGAGTCGGCGGTCCGCGTGTTCTGGTCCGAACCGGCAACGGCACTCGGGCTGCCGTTGATCGCGTCCGTGTACGAATACGGATTCTACCACGGGGTTCGGTGGTCCGGGGACCAGTTCCGGGCGGTGGCCGCGGAGGTGGACCGGTTAGAAGCGTACTGGATTGCGGCCGGTTTACCGCCGGACACGCTGGCCGACCTGCGCGCGCGAGCCGCACTCGTAAGACAGGCCGTGTCCGCGGCCGAGGCGTGCGGCGGTTGGGTCGTCATCACATGATACGCAGGAGCCGGCGCCGCACCGGACCCGGCCACCCCGTCACGCTGACCGCCCACCACCTCCGCGGTCGTGGTGTCCCGGGTCGCGGTCACTGTTCACATGGCGGGGGGCGGTTGCGATGACGGAAGCGGAATGGCTCGGGCAACCCGACCTTGTCAGTCTTGAGAAGTTCATTCTCCAAGGCGGCGGGGAAAAACGCCGATTGCGGCTTCTCGCGTGCGCGTGTGTTCGCGCCGACTGGGAGATTGCGTCCGAAGGAGCCCGTGAGGCGATTCAGGCGGCTGAAGCTTACGCCGATGGCTCACTCCCAAAGGGTGCATTGAACCTCGCGGGGGACGCGGCCAGACGGGATTACATGGGTTTTAATCGAGGTACGAAAAGACAAATAGTTGCCATGCGAGCGGCCACTGTGACCAAC belongs to Gemmata obscuriglobus and includes:
- a CDS encoding sulfurtransferase, whose amino-acid sequence is MTRFVTLAAVAALAAAGMGRAGDYPRPDLLVEPAALAGPGAPKGLVVLDARPRAKYDAGHVPGARWVDHAEWAKGFGDGRDAAGWSKRVAGLGLTADSRVVVYDDSRAKDAARVWWVLRYWGVKDVRLLNGGWLGWEKGKHPTEKAEPVVKPSAFKAVAAPERMATKDELLKSLPGGTLQIVDARSEGEFCGLDALKNKRAGAVPGAKQLEWSDLIDADSHRFKPADELKTLFDAAGIKLSRPTATHCQSGGRASVMAYGLELMGATDVRNYYQSWSEWGNADDTPVVKPAPKKK
- a CDS encoding PQQ-binding-like beta-propeller repeat protein; the encoded protein is MRSRIPLECRGRREWTPRPVTDRLPTARSETTMKGIERLVFVGLNGYAVALDRETGEIVWSNNELKSGYVTLLLDGDRLIVSTNGYIFCLDPLTGRVIWNNHMKGYGGGAPTALVSVRGQSSQVLTQQAAEATAWQAAASANHTTSHTTSS